Part of the Streptomyces sp. WMMC500 genome is shown below.
GCGGCGGCCAGCTCGGCGACGGCGAGGGCTTCGGTCAGGCCGGTGCGGCCGGCGTCGGGCTGGGCCAGGGCGAGGGCGCGGCGGCCCAGCCAGTGCGCGAACTCGTAGCGGTTGCGCAGGGCTTCGCCCACGGCTATCGGGAGGTCGAGGCGGCGCTGCAGGTCGCGGTGGCCCTCCACGTCCTCGGGGGCCAGGGGGGCCTCCAGGAACAGCACCCGGCCGCGCCGCTGCAGCTCGCGGCCGAGCCGCGCGGCCTCGGCGGGGGTGTACGCCCAGTGCGCGTCGACGGAGACGCGCAGCCGCTCGTCGGCGGCGAGCACGGCGTCGACGGTGGCGAGGTCGGCCTCGACGCCGCGGCCGAGGTGCAGCTTGATCCGGTACGCGCCGCGTGCGGCCCACTCGGCGGCCAGCCCGGCGCGCTCGGCGTCGGTGCCGCGGGGCAGCCCGGAGACGTACGCGGGCAGCACGGCGCGGAACGCGCCGCCCAGCAGCTCGGCGACGGGCAGGCCGGCGCGGCGGCCGGCGAGGTCCCACAGGGCGATGTCGACGGCGGCGAGCGCGTCTGCCTGATGGCCCGTCAGGTGCCCGCGTTCGCGCATGAGGTCGCGCAGCCGGTGCCAGGCGGGGCGTACGGCGCCGGCGGGCGCGCCGAGCAGTGCGGGGCGCAGCAGGGTGGCGACGGCCTGCCCTGCCACCTCGGGGCCGACCGGCGCCAGCGCCTCCCCCCAGCCTTCGGCGCCGTCGTCGGCGACGACGCGGACGAGGAGGGTCTCGAAGCGGGCGGAGTACAGGCTGCGCCAGGGTGCGCGCACCACGTACCCGCGGTCCTCGGTGAGGTCGCTGCCGTCGTCGAGCCGCCCCAGGTACGCCTCGCCGTGCGGCAACTTGAGCGCGTAGACGCGGACATCGGCGATGCGGGCCATGCTCACCATCCCTGCTTCGGCAACGGGCTCGGGTGATGGCAGATTCCCACATCATGCAAGCGATATGCAAGAAGTGCATTGACCTTTACGGGCAGGAGGAACCCGGTGGGCGGCAACACCCCTGAGCCGCCCACCGGGTGTTCGTGGACCCGCGCCGGGCGTCAGGCGGCCCGCACCAGCCGCATGTACTTCGTCCAGTTCCAGTTGGCGCCTGGGTCGGTGTGGGTGGCGCCGGGGACCTCGTTGTGGCCGATGACGTGGTCGCGGGTGCGCGGGATGCCGTAGCGGTCGCAGATCGCGGCGGTCAGTTGCGCGGACCGCCGGTACATCACGTCGGTGAACCAGGCCGGCTTGTCCACCCAGCCCTCGTGCTCGATGCCGATGCTGCGGGTGTTGTAGTTCCAGTTGCCGGCGTGCCAGGCGATGTCCTTCTCCCGGACGAGCTGGGCGATGTAGCCGTCGGCCGAGGCGATGAGGTAGTGCGAGGAGACGTCGCGGCCGGGGTTCTGGAAGATGTCGACGGCGTCCTGGAAGTACTCCTGGGTGACGTGGACGACCACGAAGTCGAGCGGGTACGCGGAAGGGCGGCTGGAGACCGTGTAGTTGGACCGGTCCGCCGGTATCCAGTGCGTCGGGGGGTATTGCGAAGAAACGGCCTGCGCGGGGGTGGCGGCGAGCCCGCCGAGGCCGGTCGCCGCGGCGGTGGCGGCGGCACCCTGGATCAGCCGTCTGCGGGGGAGGTTCGCGAAGTCCATGGGGCTCCTGACAGCGGAGGGACATTTGCGCGTACATGACAGTCCGAAATCCATCATGAGGACACGTCGGGCCCGTGCCAAGACATGGCAGGTCATGCCAATGGGCGCACCAAAGGCGGTGGTTGGGGGCGGGGCGAGGGGCGCGCCGGGAGGGTCAGCCGGCGGCGACGGTGCCGGGCGTCTCCATGACGGCGTCGACCTCGCTCAGCGCCGCCCCGAGCAGCGGCCCGTCGGCGCCGAGCGCCGAGACGGTCAGCCGTACGGTACGGGCCGGGTCGGCGACCCGGCGGCCGAGTTCGCGTTCGACCGCGGGCACCACCCAGGGCGCGAGGCCGGCGAGCGCGCCGCCCAGCACGACGGTCTCCGGATCGAGGATGTTCACGGCGCCGGCGATCGCGATGCCCAGCGCGCCGCCCGCCTCGCGCAGCGCCGCCCGCACCCGGGCGTCGCCGGCGGTGGCGCGGGCGGCGAGCACGGCGATCCGCCCGCCGGGGCCGGGGTGTGCGGCGCGGGCCCGCTCCGGGTCGATGCCGGAGGCCCGCAGCACGGCCTCCTCGCCCGCGTACTGCTCCAGGCAGCCGCGCCCGCCGCAGGCGCACGGCTGCCCCTGGGGGCGTACGGGCACGTGGCCCAGCTCCCCGGCGAACCCGTGTGCTCCGCGCAGCAGTTCGCCGTCCATGACGACCGCGGCGCCGATGCCGATCTCGGCGGAGACGTGCAGGAAGTTCCGCCCGGGCCCGGGGGAGCGGCCGCCTTCCGCCGGTATCGCCGCGGGTGGCCGATCCGCCGCGGCTGACTCCCCGTCGCCGACGGTGCCGGACGGCTCCGCGGTGCCCTGCTCCAGCCGCTGTTCGGCGAGCGCGCCCAGGTTCGCCTCGTTGCCCACGCGGGCCGGCGGGACGACCGGGAGCAGCGGGGCGAGGTCGACGCCCTGCCAGCCGAGGTTCGGGGCGCGCACGACCGTCGACTCGTCGCGCGCGATCAGCCCCGGCACCGCCACCGTCAGCCCGGTCGGCGTCAGGCCCTCGCCCCGTACCTCCGTCACGACCTGCTCGATCAGCCCGGCGAGCCGCTCCAGCACCGGCCCCGGCGGGTGGTCGCGGTTCGCGGCGTCCGCGGCGACCCGGGCCCGTACACGCCCGCTCAGGTCCACCGCGCAGACCGCGAGGTGGTCCACGCCGATCTCGGCGCCGAGCCCGCAGGGCCCCCGGTCGTTGAGCGCCAGCGCGCTGCCGGGCCGGCCCACCGTGCCCGGGCGGCCCGGGCCCAGCTCCACCAGCAGCCCGGCGCGCAGCAGCTCGTCGACGACGGCCGCGACCCCCGCCCGCGTCATCCCGATCCGCGCCGCCACGGCCGCGCGCGACAGCGGGCCCCCGGCGGCCACGGCGCGCAGGGCCAGGGAGAGGTTCCGCTGCCGCAGCGCCTGCTGCGTGCGGGGAGAGGGCGCCGACACGGGCGGCTCCTTCCTGGCGGGGGCCGTGAACGGCGGTGATGACCGTCACGCGGGGCTCGGGCAGGACGACCCTACGGCCTGGCGGCGCGGTTCCGGAGCATGGGAGACAGGCTCGAAACCGTTAGTTGCGCGGACTGCGCAGAAAATCTTGGAAGACTGCTTGTTTCGCGCAGGTTGCGCGTGCATGATGTGCCTGTCCGAACGGACGTCCCCAGCAAAGTCGGAGGAGATCGGCGTGGATCTTCAGCTCTTGGCGGCGCTCGTGCTCGGTATCGCCACGATCATCGTCATCGTGCTGCGCACCAGGCTCGACGCCTTCGTCGCACTGCTCGTCGCCTCACTGGTGACCGGCTTCGTCGCGGGTGCGCCCGCGACGGACATCCTCGATTCGATCACCGCCGGCTTCGGCACGACGCTCGGATCCATCGGCATCGTGATCGGCCTGGGCGTGGGCCTGGGCAAGATCCTCGAGGTCTCGGGCGCCGCGGACGCGCTGGCCAGGGCGTTCGTCCGGGCGTTCGGCAAGGGCCGGGAGCCGTGGGCGATGGGCACGACCGGCGCGGTCGTCTCGATCCCCGTCTTCTGCGACTCCGGCTACGTGATCATGAACCCGCTCGCCCGCTCCATAGCCCGCGTGAAGCGCGCCGGGTACGTGACGCTCGCGCTCGCGCTGGGCTGCGGCATGACGCTCACGCACCACCTGGTGCCGCCGACGCCCGGCCCGCTGGGCGTGGCCGGCATCCTCGACGCGGAGCTGGGCGCGCTGGTGCTCGCGGGCCTGGCCTTCTCCGTCGTGCTCCTGCCCGTCGTGATCGGGTACGCGCGCTGGATCGGGCCGAAGCTGGAGAGCGAGGTCTCCGACGAGGTCCGCGAGGCCGTCTACGGCAAGGCCGCGGTCACCGCCGGCGTGGGCGCGGGCCCGGGCTCCGCGGGGGCACCCGCCGACCCGTCCACGGGCGGTGACGGCGCCGAAGACCCGGAGCCGGAGCCGGAGCGCGACCCGGCCGCCGCCCTCGGCACCCCGCCGCCCGGCGCCAAGCCGCACCGGATGAGCCCCGGCCTGGCCGTGCTGCCGCTGCTGGTGCCGCTGCTGCTCATCGTCGCCAACACCGTGGCGTCCGCCATCGACCAGAGCAACCAGGGCGCGGTCGGCTCCGACGACTACGAGCCCTCGGCCCTGCCGAAGGCCCTGGCCTTCATCGGCAGCCCCGTCGTGGCCCTCCTGATCGGCATCGTGCTCGCCGTCTACGTGCTGCTGCCCCGCTGGACGACCCGTACCCAGGTCAGCGGCTGGCTCTCCGAGGCCGCCGCCTCGGCGGGGCTCATCATCCTCATCACCGGCGCGGGCGGAGCGCTCGGCCAGGTCCTGCGCGACACCGGCGTGGGCGACGAACTGGCCGAGGCCATCTCGTCCTGGAACCTGCCGGGTGTGCTGGTCCCGTTCCTCATAGCCTCGCTGGTGCGGGTGGCGCAGGGCTCCGGCACGGTGGCGATGATCACCGCCGCGTCCGTCACCGCACCGCTCGTCGACGGTCTCGGGATCTCCGCGCTCCTGGCCGCACTGGCCTGCTGCGCCGGCTCGATGGTCTTCAGCTACTTCAACGACTCCTACTTCTGGGTCGTCACCCGCTTCACCGGTCTCGACGGGATCGCGGCCATCCGCGGCTGGTCCGGCATCACCACGGCCGTGTGGCTCGGCTCGCTGCCGCTGCTGCTGATCGCGAGCACGTTCATATGAGCGGGTCGGCGGGCGCGCGTCCGGGCGGCAGGCGAGCGGCCGTGCTGGTGGCCGCGGACGACCTGACGGGTGCGAACGCCACGGCGGCGGGCTTCGCCCGGGCCGGGCTGCGCGCCGTCACCGTCGGCGCCGACCAGGGTCCGGACGTCCTCGCCGGGCTCGCGGAGCGGTTCGACGCCGTGGTGGTCAGCACCGACAGCCGCCACTGCCCGCCCGCCGAGGCGGCGCGCCGGGTGGCCGGTGCCGTACGCGCCGGCTGGCCGGCCGAACTGGTCGGCAACCGCGTCGACTCCACCCTCCGCGGCAACGTCGGAGCCTCCACCGCGGCCCTGCTGGAGGCTGTGCGCGCGGCCTCCGGCCGGCGGGCCGTGGCCCTGTGCGCGCCGGCCCACCCCGAGGCGGGCAGGCACACCGTGCAGGGCACCCAACTGCTCGACGGCGTAAGGCTGGAGGAGACCGAGCTGGCCCGCGACCCGCGCTCCCCGGTGCCCACCTCGGACGTCGCGGAGCTGCTGCGCCGCCAGGCGGACCTGCGGATCGCCCGCGTGCCGCTGTCGGTGGTGACCGCCGAGACCGGGACGCTCCAGGCCCGTCTGGACAAGGCGGTCGCCGAAGGCGCAGAGGTGATCGTCGCCGACGCGCTGACCGTGGAGCACCTGGAGCGCACGGCCGCGGCGGCCGTCGCCGCCGGCGGCGACGAGATCGTGTGGACCGGCGTCGACTCCGGGCCCGGCTCGGTGGCGCTGGCCCGCGCGCTCGGCATCACCGGCCGCGCCGCCGGCGCTCCGGTGCTGGCGGTCTCCGGCTCCGCCACGGCGCTGACCCGCACCCAGCTCGCCCGGCTGCGGGCCGCCGGGCCGGTGCGCGTCGTACGCCCCGTCACCGCGCCCGGCTCCCCCGTCCCCGAGCCCGCCGCCACCGCCGGGGCGCTGGCGGCGGAGCTGGCCGCCGCGGGCCCCGGCGAGGTCGTGCTGCTCGCGACGGTGCTCGACGAGGCCGACGTCGTCGCGCTCGACCCGGCGGACGCGGCGCGGCTGCCGGCGGAGCTGGCCCGCACGGTCCGTACCGCCCTCGAACGACAGCCCATCGACGGCCTCTTCGCCACCGGCGGGGACGTCTCCGCGGCCCTGTTCGCCGCGTTGGGCGCGGCCGGGCTCGACGTCGAGGAGGAACTGGAGCCGCTGGCGGTCGCCGGCAGCTTCGTCGGCGGCGACTGGGCCGGGCTGCCGGTCGTCACCAAGGGCGGCCTGATCGGGGACGCGGACACCACCGTCGCCTGCGTCGCCCACCTGCGCCGGGCGGCGGCCGCCGCCCGGCGGCACGTTCCGGCCGCCGGTAGACGTTGAACGGCTGAACACGTGAACCGAACCGCTGAACCGTGAACCCGTGAACACCCACCGGCCCAGGGAGTTCGGGCCGACCGCACCGCACCGGACGGCGAGCGCACCGCGCCGCCGCACCACGAGGAGGAACCACCGATGACCCGTCCCGTCCTCGCCGTGACCCTCGGCGACCCCGTCGGGATCGGCCCGGAGATCACGGCGCGCACCCTCGCCGAGGTCGCCGGGCAGACCGGGCACCACGGCATCGCCGTCGGCGACGCCGAGGCGCTGCGCCGCGGCGCCCGCGCCGCCGGCCTGGACGCCGAGGTGCGCGCGGTGAGCGGCTTCGACGCCGAGCCCGCGGGCCCCGGCGTCATCGACGTCTTCGACACCGGCGAACTCGGCGCCGACGTACCGGAGTGGGGCAGGGTCGACGCGCGCGCGGGCCGCGCCGCCGTCACCGCCATCGAGGTCGCCACCCGCGCCGCGCTCGACGGCCAGGTCTCCGGGATCGTCACCGGTCCCATCAACAAGGAGGCCATCTGGAAGGCCGGCTCGAAGCACCTCGGCCACACCGAGATGCTCGGCGAGCTGACCGGGGTGACCCGCCAGGACACCATGTTCGTCGTGCGCAACACCGCGGCCGAAGGCCATCACCTGCGCATCTTCTTCACCACCCGGCACGTCGCGCTGCGCACCGCGCTCGACCAGATCACCGCGGAGCGCGTCGGCAAGTCGATCCGCGAGGCCGTCACCGCGCTCAAGGTCTTCGGCACCGAGTCGCCCCGCCTGGCCGTCGCCGCGATCAACCCGCACGGCGGCGAGAACGGCGCGTTCGGCGACGAGGAGATCGTGCACCTCGCCCCCGCCGTCGAGGCGGCCCGCGCCGAGGGCCTGGACGTCAGCGGCCCCGTCCCCGCCGACTCGGTCTTCCACCAGGGCCTGGTCGGCCGCTACGACGGGGTCCTGTCCCACTTCCACGACCAGGGCCACATCCCCGCCAAGACCTACGACTTCGACGGCACCATCTCCGTCACCGTCGGGCTGCCGATCCTGCGCACGTCCGTCGACCACGGGACGGCCTTCGACATCGCGGGCACCGGCCGCGCCGATCACGGCACAATGCTCTCGGCGTATCTCGCGGGCGTGGACTACAGCCCGTTCGCGGAGCGGATCCGCCGGACGTACGGCTGACCCACCCCGCCCGCCGCGGGACCCGCCGCGGCGGGTCCCGCGGCGGGCGGACACGACAGACGGAGGCACGTGTGGCCCACCCGACGGCGCGACGCGGCACGCGCGAGCGGCACGAAGCGATGCTGCGGCTGCTCCGCGAAGGCACCACGCAGGTGGAGGAGCTGGCCGCGGCCCTCGCCGTGTCGCCGTCGACCGTACGGCGCGACCTGGGCCGGCTCACCGAGGGCGGCCGGGTGACGCGCACCTACGGCGGCGCCGTGGTGCCCGAGGCGTTCCCCGAGCGGCCGGTGGGCGAGAGCGCGCTGGTACGGCTGCACGCGAAGGCCGCGATCGCGGAGGCGGCGCTCGCGCTGGTGCCGGCCGGCGGCGCGGTGTTCGTCGACGCGGGCACCACGTGCGCGGCGCTCGCCCGCCAGTTGCTCGACGCCGACGCGCACGCCGGCGGCAGCGTCGTCGTCACCCGCGGCCTGGAGACCGCGCAACTGCTCGCCGGGGCCCGGGACATCGACGTGGTGATGCTCGGCGGGAGCGTACGCCCGCTCAGCCACGGCCTGGTCGGCCCGCTCACCGACCTCGCGCTGGACCGGCTGTCGTTCTCGGTGGCGTTCCTCGGCGCGGACGCCGTCGACCCCGAACGCGGGGTCGGCGAGCCGACGCTGGAGGAGACGGCGGTCAAGGAGCGCGTCGCCGCCCGGGCGCACCGCGTCGTGGTCCTCGCCGACGCGACGAAGCTGGCCGTCGACGACGCCCCCGCCTGGACCCGGCTGCACCGGGGCTGGACGCTGGTGACCGACGCCGAGGCGCCCGCGAACCTGGAGGAGCGCTGCGCGGCGGCGGGCGTGACGCTCGTGCGCGCGGGCTGATCCTGCGCGGACCGATCCGTTCTGATCCGGACTGAATGCCGCCCCGGTCCGTATGCCCCTCAGCCCGCCCGGCGCAGCAGCGCGCCCGCGTCCGCGAGGACCGCGCCGATCCGCTCCAGTGTCGCGTCGTCCCGCTCCACCGGCTCGTAGGTGCGCCCCTCCGCCGTGGACCAGCGCCGGGCCACCGCCGCCGGGTCCTCGTCCAGAAGCAGTCCCGTCGCCTGCGCCGCCGCGCCGAGCGCCACCAGCTCCTGCGCCCGCGGCACCTGCACCGCACGGCCGGACAGCCGCCGCACCGTCTCGCGCCACGCCGCGCCCTGCGCTCCGCCGCCGATGAGCAGCAGCGGCGCGTCGGGGTCGGCGTCCGGGCCGGAGACCTCCGCCAGCGCCGTCAGCAGCGCGTGCACCGCGCCGTCGTACGCGGCCTGGAGCACCTGCCCCGGCGTGGTGTCGTGGCGCAGCCCGTGGACGAGACCGGAGGCGTGCGGCAGGTCGGGGGTGCGCTCGCCGTCGAGGAAGGGCAGCACGACGGCGGAGCCGCCGGGCCGCACCTCCTCGCGGTAGCGACCAAGCAGGGCGGCGATCCGGTCCACGGCCTGCGTGCAGTTGAGGGTGCAGGCCAGCGGCAGCCAGTCGCCGCGCGCGTCGGCGAAGCCGGCGACGGTGCCGGTGGGGTCGGCGGGGCGGTGCCCGGAGACGGCGTAGACGGTGCCGGAGGTGCCGAGGCTGAGCACCGGCTGCCCGGGGGCGAGCCCCAGCCCCAGGGCGGCGGCCATGTTGTCGCCGGTGCCGGGGGCGACCAGCGCCCCGCGGGGGACGGGCAGGTCGTCGACGCGGACGGTCCCGGCCGCCTCGCCCGGCCGCAGCACACGCGGCAGCCGGGCGGGGGAGAGGCCGACGTGCTCCAGCGTCGCGGTGTCGTACGTCTCCGTGGCGGCGTCCCACCAGCCGGTGCCCGAGGCGTCGCCGCGGTCGGTGACGGCCTCGCCGGTGAGCCGCTCCGTGAGGTAGTCGTGCGGCAGCCGCACGGCCGCGGTGGCGGCGGCGGAGTCCGGCTCCTCCTCGGTGAGCCAGGCCCACTTGGTGACGGTGAAGGAGGCGACCGGCACGCTGCCGGTGCGCTCCGCCCAGCCCTTCGGCCCGCCCAGCTCCGTGACCAGCCGGTCGCGCTGGGCCGCCGAGCGCACGTCGTTCCAGAGCAGCGCGGGACGCACCGGACGCCCGTCGGCGTCCAGCGTCACCAGCCCGTGCTGCTGCGCGCCGACGGCGATCGCGCCCGCCTCCCGCGCCGGCTCGCCGCAGGCGGCCAGCGCCGTGCCGAGCGCCTCCCACCACTGCTCCGGATCGCTCTCCCGCCGGCCGCCGGCGCTGACGGCGTGCGCGGCCTGGCCGTGCGCCACCACCTGCCCGGTTTCACTGTCGACGACCAGCGCCTTGGTGGACTGCGTCGAGCTGTCGACGCCGATGACGAGGGGCCCCATGCTGTGTCCTCCGCGACTCGTGGGCCGGCTCTTCCCTCCGACCCGGTCGGCATCCTATTTTGTAAAGCGGCCTTACGAAATAGATCCGCCGAAGGAGCCGTCATGTCGTATACCCCGACCCCCGAGGACAAGTTCAGCTTCGGCCTGTGGACCGTCGGCTGGCAGGGCCGCGACCCCTTCGGCGACGCGACCCGCGCGCCGCTCGACCCGGTCGAGAGCGTCCGCCGACTGGCCGAGCTGGGCGCGTACGGCGTCACGTTCCACGACGACGACCTCATCCCCTTCGGCGCCTCCGAGACCGAGCGCGAGTCGCACGTCAAGCGCTTCCGGCAGGCGCTCGACGCCACCGGAATGGCCGTCCCCGCGGCCACCACGAACCTCTTCACCCACCCCGTCTTCAAGGACGGCGCCTTCACCGCCAACGACCGCGACGTCCGCCGCTACGCGCTGCGCAAGACGATCCGCAACATCGACCTGGCGGTGGAGCTGGGAGCGAAGACCTACGTCGCCTGGGGCGGCCGCGAGGGCGCCGAGTCCGGCGCCGCGAAGGACGTGCGCGTCGCGCTCGACCGGATGAAGGAGGCGTTCGACCTCCTCGGCGAGTACGTCACCGGCCAGGGGTACGACCTGCGCTTCGCCATCGAGCCCAAGCCCAACGAGCCGCGCGGCGACATCCTGCTGCCCACGGTCGGCCACGTGCTGGCCTTCATCGAGCGGCTGGAGCGCCCGGAGCTCTACGGCGTCAACCCCGAGGTCGGGCACGAGCAGATGGCCGGGCTCAACTTCCCGCACGGCATCGCCCAGGCGCTGTGGGCGGGCAAGCTGTTCCACATCGACCTCAACGGCCAGAACGGCATCAAGTACGACCAGGACCTGCGCTTCGGCGCAGGCGACGTACGGGCCGCGTTCTGGCTGGTGGACCTGCTGGAGACGGCCGGCTACGCGGGACCGCGCACCTTCGACTTCAAGCCGCCGCGCACCGAGGACACCGACGGCGTGTGGGCCTCGGCTGCGGGCTGCATGCGCAACTACCTCATCCTCAAGGAGCGCGCCGCCGCCTTCCGCGCCGACCCCGCCGTGCAGGAGGCGCTGCGCGCCTCGCGCCTGGACCAGTTGGCGCAGCCCACCGCCGACGACTCCGGCCTCGCCGGGCTGCTCGCCGACCGCGGCGCGTACGAGGACTTCGACCCGGAGGCCGCGGCGCGGCGCGGCATGGCCTTCGAGCACCTCGACCAACTGGCGATGGACCACCTGCTGGGCGTCTGAGCCCCGCGGGGCCGCGGCCCCGCGGCACCGGCCGCGTACGGGGCCGGCACCCCGTACGCGGCCCCCCGGCGCTCTGACCGGCGGCGGAGTGTCGCAAACCTGTCACGACCCCGGCGGAGGCATCCCGTCCGCCGCCGCCGCGGGCAAAGCTGGGGCCATGAGCTACCCGCCGCCCGCAGACGCCCCGCCGCCGGACCACACACCTCCGGCCGGCAGCACGCAGCAATGGCCCGCACCTCCCCCGCCGCCGCCCCCCGGCGGGGATCGGCACCGGAACAAGCTGGTGCTGGCGGTGGCCGCGGCGGTCGTGGTGCTCGCGGGCGGCGTCGGCGTGACGTACGCCGTGCTCAGCGGCGGCGACGACGACGAACCGACGTGCGCCTGCACGCCGCCGCCGAGCGAGAGCCCGTCCGCCGGTCCCGACGACCCCAAGCTCCCCGAGGACATCCCGACCGAACTGCTGCCCAGCGGAATGGACCCGGAGGACATCCCGACGGAACTGCTGCCCAGCGGGCTCGACCCGGAGGACATTCCGACCGAGCTGCTGCCCAGCGGGATGGATCCGGAGGACATCCCGACCGAGCTGCTGCCGGAGGGCGTCTCCTAGGCCGCCGGGGTCCGCCCCCGGTCCGCCGGTCGCCGCGGTGCGTCGCCGCCGTAGGATCGATCACCATGACGACCCGGGCGGAGACCGTACGGCGGGCCGAGCGGCACGAGTTGACGTATCGCGGGCGCCGCCGGCGCTTCCTCTTGCTCCGCCCCGGGCCCGGCACCCGCGCCGGCGCCGACGACGCCGCCGGGCCCGCACCGCTCGTCGTCGACCTGCACCCCAGCGGCCTCGGCCCCTCCGCCCAACTGCGCGGCAGCGGCCTCGGGGAGCTGGCCGCGCACGGCTACGCCGTGGCGGCGCCGCAGGGAGCGCTGCCGTACCGGGGCGGCTGGGCATGGGCGCTGCCCGGGGTGCCGCTGGCGGGGGAGGAGCGGATACGCGACGAGGCCGCCGACGTCGACGACGTCGGCTTCCTCGGCGCGCTGCTCGACACCCTCGACGGCCTGCTCCCGGTCGACCCCGCCCGCCGCCACCTGGCCGGTTTCTCCGGCGGCGCCCGGCTGGCGAGCCACGCCGCCGTCGCCTTCGGCGGCCGGCTCGCGTCGGTCGCCTGCGTCGGCGGCGTCCGCCGGCCGGGCGGTCCCGACGACCCCGCCCCGCCGCTGCTCGCCGTCCACGGCCTGCGCGACGACACCAACCCGTACCGCGGCGCCGCCGGCCCCCGCTGGGACGAGCCCGTGCCCGACGCCGTCGCCCGCTGGGCCACCGCCGCGGGCTGCGCGGCGGAGCCCGTACGGACCGAACCCGCGCCGGGCGTCACGGAGTTCCGCCACCGCGACACCGCGGGGCGCGAGCCCGTCCGCCTCGTCGCCGTCACCTCCCTGGGCCACGCCTGGCCGGGCACCCCCGACCCGCTGCTGGGCGGGCACGGCAGCGGCGGGGACAGCGACGCGTACGACGCCTCGGCGGCCGTACGCCGCTTCTTCGGCGAGTTCGGCGGGACACCGGCCGCGCCCCGAGCCTGACCCCGAGCCGAGCGGCACGGGCGGGGGCAGCCCGCCCTACAGCTCCCCGACCTCCGCCGCCGCCGGGTCGAGCACCCGCGCCAGGAACGTCCGGGTCCGCGCGTGCTGCGGGTTGCCGATCACCTGATCCGGCACCCCCTGCTCCACGATGGCGCCCTCGTCCATGAACACCACCCGGTCCGCCACCTCCCGCGCGAAGCTCATCTCGTGCGTGACCACCAGCATCGTCATGCCGTCGTCCGCGAGGTGCCGCATCACCGCCAGCACGTCGCCGACCAGCTCGGGGTCGAGCGCCGAGGTCGGCTCGTCGAAGAGCATCAGCT
Proteins encoded:
- the xylA gene encoding xylose isomerase, with amino-acid sequence MSYTPTPEDKFSFGLWTVGWQGRDPFGDATRAPLDPVESVRRLAELGAYGVTFHDDDLIPFGASETERESHVKRFRQALDATGMAVPAATTNLFTHPVFKDGAFTANDRDVRRYALRKTIRNIDLAVELGAKTYVAWGGREGAESGAAKDVRVALDRMKEAFDLLGEYVTGQGYDLRFAIEPKPNEPRGDILLPTVGHVLAFIERLERPELYGVNPEVGHEQMAGLNFPHGIAQALWAGKLFHIDLNGQNGIKYDQDLRFGAGDVRAAFWLVDLLETAGYAGPRTFDFKPPRTEDTDGVWASAAGCMRNYLILKERAAAFRADPAVQEALRASRLDQLAQPTADDSGLAGLLADRGAYEDFDPEAAARRGMAFEHLDQLAMDHLLGV
- the xylB gene encoding xylulokinase, which gives rise to MGPLVIGVDSSTQSTKALVVDSETGQVVAHGQAAHAVSAGGRRESDPEQWWEALGTALAACGEPAREAGAIAVGAQQHGLVTLDADGRPVRPALLWNDVRSAAQRDRLVTELGGPKGWAERTGSVPVASFTVTKWAWLTEEEPDSAAATAAVRLPHDYLTERLTGEAVTDRGDASGTGWWDAATETYDTATLEHVGLSPARLPRVLRPGEAAGTVRVDDLPVPRGALVAPGTGDNMAAALGLGLAPGQPVLSLGTSGTVYAVSGHRPADPTGTVAGFADARGDWLPLACTLNCTQAVDRIAALLGRYREEVRPGGSAVVLPFLDGERTPDLPHASGLVHGLRHDTTPGQVLQAAYDGAVHALLTALAEVSGPDADPDAPLLLIGGGAQGAAWRETVRRLSGRAVQVPRAQELVALGAAAQATGLLLDEDPAAVARRWSTAEGRTYEPVERDDATLERIGAVLADAGALLRRAG